Genomic window (Deltaproteobacteria bacterium):
CGCTCCCGCGCCTCCCTCACGGTCGCGAGGTCCGTGCGCAGCCAGTCGAAGCGGCGATAGGGTCCGATGTCGTCGTTGAGCGGCGTGCTCGAGGCGGAGCTGGCGCCGGCCTGGAGCAGGTGGGCCACGGCCGCGAGCGACGTGCGCGCCTCCTCGGCCGCGTGCAGCGGCTCCCGCAGCCACCGCACTCCCGCGGACGCCGCGCGAGCCGGCAGCGCGAAGCGCCGGCCTAGCTCGTCGCGCAGGAGCTCGAGCCCGCTCGGCGCCGGGCGGGGGATCCAGCGCGGCGGCGCCGCCGCCCCTGGCCCCGCCGGGGTCATGAAGGCCGCGAGCAGCCCGGCCCCCGCGATCCCGTCCACCATGCAGTGGTGGATCTTGGAGATCACCGCAAAGCGGCCGCCCGTGAGCCCCTCGACGAGCCACAGCTCCCAGAGCGGGCGGTGACGGTCGAGCTTCTGCGAGAAGATCCGTCCGGCGAGGCGCTTGAGCTGGCGCTCGCTCCCCGGCTCCGGGAGTGCGGTGTGGCGCAGGTGGTAGTCGAGGCGGAAGCTCGGGTCGTCCACCCACACCGGATGGCGGAAGCCGGGGATCTCGGCGAGGCGCTGGCGGAAGCGGGGGTGGCGGTGGAGCGCCGGCTCGGCGAGCGCGCGGATCCGCTCGATGTCGAGCCCGGCGGCGGGCTCCCCGAGCGCGTCGCCCGCAACGATCGCGACGCAGCCGACGTGCATGTGCACGCTCGGCGACTCGACCTCGAGGAAGGTCGCGTCGAGGGCCGAGAGGCGCTCGTAGTGGGAATACGCCATCGGACCCTCCGCTGCCCCCCTGCCCTTCGCGAACTTGCGAGAGTCGTGCCCGGCGCCGGGCACGCGAAGGGCGCTCGCGCCCGCCAGCATGTGACGACACGCCCCAGCCATGGGGCCTGCGGGCGCGTAGCATCGAGGCAGACGGGGGACGATCCCCGAAGCGCGCGTGGCGCTCCGCGGCTTTCCTGCACATTCTCGCGTCGGCACGGCACTTGCGTCGGAATCGATCGCCCATCCGGAGGGAGGCATCGATGACGGCCAGGAAGAGCAGCAGAACGAGCAAGCCCCGGGCCCGCGCAGCCGGGCGGCGGAACGTGATGCGGACGATCGC
Coding sequences:
- a CDS encoding wax ester/triacylglycerol synthase family O-acyltransferase, whose product is MAYSHYERLSALDATFLEVESPSVHMHVGCVAIVAGDALGEPAAGLDIERIRALAEPALHRHPRFRQRLAEIPGFRHPVWVDDPSFRLDYHLRHTALPEPGSERQLKRLAGRIFSQKLDRHRPLWELWLVEGLTGGRFAVISKIHHCMVDGIAGAGLLAAFMTPAGPGAAAPPRWIPRPAPSGLELLRDELGRRFALPARAASAGVRWLREPLHAAEEARTSLAAVAHLLQAGASSASSTPLNDDIGPYRRFDWLRTDLATVREARERLGGTVNDVVLAVVAGAMRRFLRRRGLAVDALDFRAMVPMSVRRRDQRAQLGNRVVSLAARLPVDEPERAERFRRVVAETERVKASDLAAGGELLEGLSDALLAGLMPGLSRLAARARAFNLIVTNVPGPQVPLELLGARLEAIYPLVPLFSNQALGIALFSYDGALFWGFAADWDAVPDLHELVAFVREELEAIAKLAAAAR